Proteins from a genomic interval of Stenotrophomonas maltophilia:
- a CDS encoding sugar porter family MFS transporter, with amino-acid sequence MSQAQPSTAPHGGENTAFIVLISCVATLGGFLFGFDSGVINGTVDGLRQAFNSSEAALGFEVASMLLGCAIGAFLAGWLGDRLGRRGVLIVSALMFLVSALGAGAAHASWLFIAARVLGGFAVGAASVMSPAYIAEVASARYRGRLATVQQMAIICGLFAAFLSNYLLARAAGASTEPLWLGQEAWRWMFWMQALPSGLFLLLLLVIPESPRFLVVKGRPEQARAVLSRLYGEGTAATKLAEIEASLAQDQHKPRFADLRDKVTGKLRPILWVGIGLAMFQQLVGINVVFYYGAVLWQAVGFSESDALLINVLSGALSIGACLLTVLLIDRIGRRPLLWIGSVGMSVALVLMVVAFASGSLADGRLQLSDGMGRLALVAANVYVVFFNMSWGPVMWVMLGEMFPNQIRGPALAVAGAAQWTSNFAITVTFPMLLAGIGLAGAYGIYTVAAILSIFFVVRYVRETKGKELEQMEG; translated from the coding sequence ATGTCCCAAGCCCAGCCCAGCACCGCGCCCCACGGCGGTGAGAACACTGCATTCATCGTCCTGATCAGCTGCGTGGCCACCCTCGGTGGATTCCTGTTCGGCTTCGACAGTGGTGTCATCAATGGCACGGTCGACGGCCTTCGCCAGGCCTTCAACTCCAGCGAGGCGGCGCTCGGTTTCGAAGTCGCTTCGATGCTGCTGGGGTGCGCCATCGGTGCCTTCCTGGCCGGCTGGCTGGGGGATCGCCTGGGCCGTCGTGGCGTGCTGATCGTGTCGGCGCTGATGTTCCTGGTTTCGGCGCTGGGCGCCGGTGCCGCCCACGCCTCCTGGCTGTTCATTGCTGCACGCGTGCTTGGCGGCTTCGCGGTGGGGGCGGCGAGCGTGATGTCGCCGGCCTACATCGCTGAAGTGGCCTCGGCGCGCTATCGCGGGCGTCTGGCCACCGTGCAGCAGATGGCGATCATCTGCGGCCTGTTCGCGGCGTTCCTCAGCAACTACCTGCTGGCCCGCGCCGCCGGGGCCTCGACCGAGCCGTTGTGGCTGGGCCAGGAGGCCTGGCGCTGGATGTTCTGGATGCAGGCGCTGCCCTCGGGGCTGTTCCTGCTGCTGTTGCTGGTGATTCCCGAAAGCCCGCGCTTCCTGGTCGTGAAGGGGCGCCCGGAGCAGGCGAGGGCGGTGCTGTCGCGCCTGTATGGTGAGGGCACGGCTGCGACCAAGCTGGCCGAGATCGAGGCCAGCCTGGCCCAGGACCAGCACAAGCCACGCTTCGCCGACCTGCGCGACAAGGTCACCGGCAAGCTGCGCCCGATCCTCTGGGTCGGCATCGGCCTGGCGATGTTCCAGCAGCTGGTCGGCATCAACGTGGTGTTCTACTACGGCGCAGTGCTGTGGCAGGCGGTCGGCTTCTCGGAAAGTGACGCGCTGCTGATCAACGTGCTGTCCGGTGCATTGAGCATCGGCGCCTGCCTGCTGACGGTGCTGTTGATCGACCGCATCGGGCGCAGGCCGCTGCTGTGGATCGGTTCGGTCGGCATGTCGGTGGCGCTGGTGCTGATGGTGGTCGCTTTCGCCAGTGGCAGTCTTGCCGACGGTCGCCTGCAGCTGTCCGATGGCATGGGCCGGCTGGCGCTGGTCGCGGCCAATGTCTACGTGGTGTTCTTCAACATGTCCTGGGGCCCGGTGATGTGGGTGATGCTGGGCGAGATGTTCCCCAACCAGATCCGCGGCCCGGCGCTGGCCGTTGCCGGTGCGGCGCAGTGGACCTCGAATTTCGCGATCACCGTGACCTTCCCGATGCTGCTGGCCGGCATCGGCCTGGCCGGTGCCTATGGCATCTATACGGTGGCGGCCATCCTTTCGATCTTCTTCGTGGTCCGCTACGTGCGCGAGACCAAGGGCAAGGAGCTGGAGCAGATGGAAGGCTGA
- a CDS encoding glycine cleavage system protein R, translated as MTDTTPRPAPSENHLLINAYTTHPESPLLSVTRRIADSGCNLVDARLATVGRDVSVTALATGSWDSVAKLEAMLTRLEREEGLKLVWYRTAAKQAQSNLLPYIVEVIAADKPGILFQLADFFDRQGITIENLQSTRYRAMQTGAEMFSAQVTIGVPANMHIAALRDDFLEFCDHLNLDAIMDPMKF; from the coding sequence TTGACCGACACCACCCCGCGCCCCGCGCCGAGCGAAAACCACCTCCTGATCAACGCCTATACGACGCATCCGGAGTCCCCCCTGCTGTCCGTCACCCGCCGCATTGCCGACAGCGGCTGCAATCTGGTGGACGCACGCCTGGCCACGGTCGGTCGCGATGTCTCGGTCACCGCCCTGGCCACCGGCTCATGGGACTCGGTGGCCAAGCTGGAAGCGATGCTGACCCGGCTCGAGCGCGAGGAAGGCCTGAAGCTGGTCTGGTACCGCACCGCCGCCAAGCAGGCGCAGTCCAACCTGCTGCCGTACATCGTCGAGGTGATCGCCGCCGACAAGCCGGGCATCCTGTTCCAGCTGGCCGATTTCTTCGACCGCCAGGGCATCACCATCGAGAACCTGCAGAGCACGCGCTACCGCGCCATGCAGACCGGTGCGGAGATGTTCAGCGCGCAGGTCACCATCGGCGTGCCGGCCAACATGCACATCGCCGCGCTGCGCGACGATTTCCTCGAGTTCTGCGACCACCTGAACCTGGACGCGATCATGGACCCGATGAAATTCTGA
- a CDS encoding PhoH family protein, giving the protein MTRGKRIYVLDTNVLMHDPTALFKFEEHDVYLPMQVIEELDNGKKGTSEASRNARQVSRFLNELVQESGLDNLADGIPLQRPNGLQLRGKQSAGKLRFQTSHFDAGKSFGKVIPDNAILGAILALKEETPDLPVVFVSKDINLRIKAAIAGIVSEDYENDRALDDFSLLYTGATELPEDFWKRHGDDLRSWSDKGRTHYEIQAQDGEEWYPNQYVYLPGEDEVELRVSRVVGDGKVVLSLVDDFRHGSHAVWGISARNREQNFALNALMDPEIDFVTLLGTAGTGKTLLALAAGLAQTMDQQRYREIIMTRATVSVGEDIGFLPGTEEEKMTPWMGALTDNLEVLTHNQEGGTWGRQATNDLLASRIKIRSMNFMRGRTFLSRYLILDEAQNLTPKQMKTLITRAGPGTKIVCLGNVEQIDTPYLTETTSGLTYAVDRFKNWPHSAHITLRRGERSRLADYASEVL; this is encoded by the coding sequence ATGACCCGAGGCAAGCGCATCTACGTGCTGGATACCAATGTGCTGATGCACGATCCCACCGCGCTGTTCAAATTCGAGGAACACGACGTCTACCTGCCCATGCAGGTGATCGAGGAGCTGGACAACGGCAAGAAGGGCACCTCCGAGGCGAGCCGCAACGCCCGCCAGGTGAGCCGCTTCCTCAATGAGCTGGTGCAGGAATCCGGCCTGGACAACCTGGCCGACGGCATTCCGCTGCAGCGCCCCAATGGCCTGCAGCTGCGCGGCAAGCAGAGCGCGGGCAAGCTGCGCTTCCAGACCAGCCATTTCGACGCGGGCAAGAGCTTTGGCAAGGTCATTCCCGACAATGCCATCCTCGGCGCGATCCTCGCGCTGAAGGAAGAAACCCCGGACCTGCCGGTGGTGTTCGTTTCCAAGGACATCAACCTGCGGATCAAGGCCGCCATCGCCGGCATCGTGTCCGAGGACTACGAGAACGACCGCGCGCTGGACGATTTCAGCCTGCTCTACACCGGCGCCACCGAGCTGCCGGAAGACTTCTGGAAGCGTCACGGCGACGACCTGCGCAGTTGGAGCGACAAGGGCCGCACGCATTACGAAATCCAGGCGCAGGATGGCGAGGAGTGGTACCCGAACCAGTACGTCTACCTGCCCGGCGAAGACGAAGTCGAACTGCGTGTCAGCCGCGTGGTCGGCGACGGCAAGGTGGTGCTGTCGCTGGTCGATGATTTCCGCCATGGCAGCCACGCCGTGTGGGGCATCAGCGCGCGCAACCGCGAGCAGAACTTCGCGCTCAACGCACTGATGGACCCGGAAATCGACTTCGTCACCCTGCTGGGTACCGCCGGTACCGGCAAGACCCTGCTGGCGCTGGCCGCCGGCCTGGCGCAGACGATGGACCAGCAGCGCTACCGCGAGATCATCATGACCCGCGCCACGGTCAGCGTCGGCGAAGACATCGGTTTCCTGCCAGGCACCGAGGAGGAGAAGATGACGCCGTGGATGGGCGCGCTGACCGACAACCTGGAAGTGCTCACGCACAACCAGGAAGGCGGCACCTGGGGCCGCCAGGCCACCAACGACCTGCTCGCCAGCCGCATCAAGATCCGCTCGATGAACTTCATGCGCGGCCGCACCTTCCTGTCGCGCTACCTGATCCTGGACGAGGCGCAGAACCTCACCCCGAAGCAGATGAAGACGCTGATCACCCGTGCCGGTCCCGGCACCAAGATCGTCTGCCTGGGCAACGTCGAGCAGATCGACACCCCGTACCTGACCGAAACCACTTCGGGCCTGACCTACGCGGTGGATCGCTTCAAGAACTGGCCGCATAGTGCACACATCACCCTGCGCCGGGGCGAGCGTTCGCGCCTGGCCGATTACGCTTCGGAGGTGTTGTGA
- the dapA gene encoding 4-hydroxy-tetrahydrodipicolinate synthase: MSLSGLITALATPFRADGALDPDGWQRLLHLQLEGRVHGVVVAGSTGEAATLTDAEYDLLLASAVERIGGRIPVMAGTGLSGTAKTIEQTRRAAALGASHALVVTPPYVRPTQAGLIAHYRAVADQGGLPVVLYNVPGRTGCDMQPETVAELASHPNIVGIKEAVGDTGRVQALLALRSPQFAVLSGDDGTAARSIQAGVDGLISVGSNVLPGAYRRMCELAAAHDHEATGSWDARLQPFHDFCGVEPNPIPVKALLRRIGIGHDLRLPLLPLSAPHHAAADHLAGDIAALEALSSH; the protein is encoded by the coding sequence TTGTCCCTTTCCGGCCTCATCACCGCGCTGGCGACCCCGTTCCGGGCCGACGGCGCCCTCGATCCCGACGGTTGGCAGCGCCTGCTGCACCTGCAACTGGAAGGTCGCGTCCATGGCGTTGTCGTTGCCGGCTCGACCGGCGAGGCGGCAACGCTCACCGATGCCGAGTACGACCTGCTGCTCGCCAGCGCGGTCGAGCGCATCGGCGGCCGCATCCCGGTCATGGCCGGTACCGGCCTGTCGGGCACCGCCAAGACCATCGAACAGACCCGCCGTGCCGCCGCGCTCGGCGCCAGCCATGCGCTGGTGGTCACCCCGCCTTACGTGCGGCCGACCCAGGCTGGCCTGATCGCGCACTACCGCGCGGTCGCCGACCAGGGCGGGCTGCCTGTCGTGCTGTACAACGTGCCAGGCCGCACCGGTTGCGACATGCAGCCGGAGACCGTGGCCGAGCTGGCCAGCCATCCCAACATCGTCGGCATCAAGGAGGCGGTGGGCGACACCGGCCGGGTGCAGGCGCTGCTGGCCCTGCGCAGCCCGCAGTTCGCCGTGCTCAGCGGCGACGACGGCACGGCGGCACGGTCGATCCAGGCCGGCGTCGATGGTCTGATCTCGGTCGGATCCAATGTGCTTCCGGGCGCTTACCGCCGGATGTGTGAGCTGGCCGCCGCCCACGACCATGAAGCCACCGGGTCCTGGGACGCGCGCCTGCAGCCGTTCCATGACTTCTGCGGTGTCGAGCCGAACCCGATTCCGGTCAAGGCGCTGCTGCGCCGCATCGGCATCGGCCACGACCTGCGCCTGCCGCTGCTGCCGCTGTCGGCGCCGCACCATGCGGCCGCCGACCATCTTGCCGGCGACATCGCCGCCCTCGAAGCCCTTTCCAGCCACTGA
- a CDS encoding peroxiredoxin produces the protein MNNGDTLDSTTLSLPLALSGGDQATLGNYAGQWLVLYFYPKDSTPGCTTEGIDFNALLPKFKKAGAVVLGVSRDSVKSHDNFCAKQGFSFPLVSDGDEALCTAFDVIKMKNMYGKQVRGIERSTFLISPDSRIVQSWRKVKVAGHADAVLAELKASQSK, from the coding sequence ATGAACAACGGCGATACCCTGGACAGCACCACCCTCTCCCTGCCGCTGGCACTGTCCGGTGGCGACCAGGCCACCCTCGGCAACTATGCCGGCCAGTGGCTGGTGCTGTACTTCTATCCCAAGGACAGCACCCCAGGCTGTACCACCGAAGGCATCGACTTCAACGCCCTGCTTCCGAAGTTCAAGAAGGCTGGTGCGGTCGTGCTCGGCGTCTCTCGCGACTCGGTGAAGTCGCACGACAACTTCTGTGCCAAGCAGGGCTTCAGCTTCCCGCTGGTCAGCGATGGCGACGAAGCGCTGTGCACCGCCTTCGACGTGATCAAGATGAAGAACATGTACGGCAAGCAGGTACGTGGCATCGAACGCAGCACCTTCCTGATTTCCCCCGACAGCCGCATCGTGCAGTCCTGGCGCAAGGTCAAGGTTGCCGGCCATGCCGATGCCGTTCTCGCCGAACTGAAGGCCTCCCAGTCCAAGTGA
- the fdxA gene encoding ferredoxin FdxA: MPFVVTENCIKCKHTDCVEVCPVDCFHEGPNFLVIDPDECIDCTLCEPECPVNAIFPEDDVPAGQEGFVALNAELAKEWPVLTVRKDPPADAGEWDGKPDKLKLLER; the protein is encoded by the coding sequence ATGCCCTTTGTCGTCACCGAAAACTGCATCAAGTGCAAACACACCGATTGCGTGGAAGTATGCCCCGTGGATTGCTTCCACGAAGGCCCGAACTTCCTGGTGATCGACCCGGATGAGTGCATCGACTGCACCCTCTGCGAGCCGGAGTGCCCGGTCAATGCGATCTTCCCGGAGGACGATGTCCCCGCCGGCCAGGAAGGCTTCGTCGCGCTCAACGCCGAACTGGCGAAGGAGTGGCCGGTGCTGACCGTGCGCAAGGACCCGCCCGCCGACGCCGGCGAGTGGGATGGCAAGCCGGACAAGCTGAAGCTGCTGGAGCGCTGA